From one Phycisphaerae bacterium genomic stretch:
- a CDS encoding sulfatase-like hydrolase/transferase — protein sequence MKDRRRRRRAAKPTATEARERPPSLAPFGFALGVLLFAIGWGWWQISHKPATIGPATTTASAPLNLLLITLDTTRADYLGCYGNTAAQTPELDRLAREGTRFAACDTAIPLTLPAHCTIMTGLNPAAHGVRRNALDRLAPEHTTLATLAKAAGFATRAVVASVVLDGRYGLNRGFDTYKDVVPAPGANAAAAERRGNEVCDDALAQLRGAAQQRFFLWVHFYDPHYPYESSRGAAPDSPAAYAEEITFMDRQIGRLRAALEELRLDRRTLVVVVGDHGEGLGQHGESEHGYLVYESTLHVPLIVWCPDIIAAGRTVAARVRVLDLLPTMLDYLGLPPAPHAEGTSLRPLIAGTTDDLQLAAYGESFTAQTELALCALRSVAEGDWKYILATQPELYDLSADPNEEHNLAAAQPEQAARLRARLAEIVAEAAATAAPATAGPALSDQEVARLATLGYVAAATADDATPAEVAAALEPRGDSPMAHMATIEQYVRAHRLVGAGDFAAAEPLLRAVVQALPDAPTPLNELSLALRRLQRESEILDVCAQVLAEKPPASGMRLFYARRLLEARRLAEAEEQLATLVEQNPSDADAHFEHGNALNALQRSDEARAAYEQAITANPHHSRALHALAMSLAREKRFKEASDYLRRAIEQDPRSPKLRQDLQRIESELGQPSP from the coding sequence TTGAAAGACCGCCGTCGCCGCCGCCGTGCGGCCAAGCCCACCGCCACGGAGGCGCGTGAACGACCTCCGTCGCTCGCACCTTTCGGCTTCGCGCTGGGTGTGCTCCTCTTTGCCATCGGGTGGGGCTGGTGGCAGATCTCCCATAAGCCGGCGACGATCGGCCCCGCGACGACCACCGCGTCCGCGCCGCTTAACCTGCTGCTGATCACCCTCGATACGACCCGCGCCGACTACCTCGGCTGCTACGGCAACACCGCCGCCCAGACGCCGGAACTCGACCGCCTGGCCCGCGAAGGCACGCGCTTCGCGGCGTGTGACACCGCGATCCCGCTCACACTGCCGGCCCACTGTACGATCATGACCGGGCTGAATCCCGCCGCCCATGGCGTACGGCGCAACGCGCTCGACCGCCTGGCGCCGGAGCACACGACGCTGGCCACATTGGCGAAGGCCGCCGGGTTCGCGACGCGCGCGGTCGTCGCCTCAGTCGTGCTCGATGGCCGGTACGGCCTCAATCGAGGCTTCGATACGTACAAGGACGTTGTGCCGGCCCCGGGCGCGAACGCCGCAGCCGCCGAGCGTCGGGGCAACGAAGTCTGTGACGACGCGCTGGCGCAGCTGCGCGGCGCGGCCCAGCAGCGCTTCTTCCTCTGGGTCCACTTCTACGACCCGCACTATCCGTATGAATCGTCGCGCGGGGCCGCGCCGGACTCGCCCGCGGCGTATGCCGAAGAAATCACGTTCATGGATCGGCAGATCGGCCGGCTGCGCGCTGCGCTCGAGGAGCTACGACTCGATCGCCGGACGCTGGTCGTCGTGGTCGGCGACCACGGCGAGGGACTCGGCCAGCACGGCGAGTCCGAGCACGGCTATCTCGTGTACGAATCGACGCTGCACGTGCCGCTGATCGTGTGGTGCCCCGACATCATTGCGGCCGGCCGCACCGTGGCGGCGCGAGTGCGCGTGCTCGACCTGCTGCCGACCATGCTGGACTATCTCGGTCTCCCGCCCGCGCCGCATGCAGAGGGCACGAGCCTGCGTCCGCTCATCGCCGGCACGACGGACGACTTGCAGCTCGCGGCGTACGGCGAGTCGTTCACGGCACAGACCGAGTTGGCGTTATGTGCGCTGCGCAGCGTCGCGGAGGGCGATTGGAAGTACATCCTGGCCACGCAGCCGGAGCTGTACGATCTGAGCGCCGATCCGAACGAAGAACACAATCTCGCCGCTGCGCAGCCGGAGCAGGCGGCGCGGCTGCGGGCGCGACTGGCCGAGATCGTGGCCGAAGCTGCCGCGACCGCGGCGCCAGCGACGGCCGGGCCAGCCCTGAGCGATCAGGAAGTCGCCCGCCTCGCGACGCTGGGCTACGTCGCGGCGGCAACCGCGGACGACGCCACGCCGGCGGAGGTGGCGGCAGCGCTGGAACCGCGCGGCGACAGTCCGATGGCGCACATGGCGACGATCGAGCAATATGTCCGGGCCCATCGTCTCGTCGGCGCGGGTGATTTCGCCGCCGCGGAGCCGTTGCTGCGCGCGGTCGTGCAGGCGCTGCCGGACGCACCCACGCCGCTGAACGAGCTGTCGCTGGCGCTGCGGCGTCTGCAACGCGAGTCGGAAATTCTCGACGTATGCGCCCAGGTGCTGGCCGAAAAACCGCCGGCCAGCGGAATGCGCCTTTTCTACGCTCGGCGATTGCTTGAAGCGCGCCGGCTGGCAGAGGCCGAGGAACAGCTCGCCACGCTCGTAGAGCAGAACCCATCAGACGCCGACGCGCATTTCGAGCACGGCAACGCCCTGAACGCCCTGCAGCGCAGTGACGAAGCCCGCGCGGCGTACGAGCAGGCCATCACGGCAAATCCCCATCACAGCCGAGCCCTGCACGCGTTGGCCATGTCCTTGGCCCGCGAGAAGCGCTTCAAAGAAGCGTCCGACTACCTGCGTCGCGCCATCGAGCAAGACCCGCGTTCGCCGAAGCTCAGGCAAGACCTGCAGCGCATTGAGAGCGAACTAGGCCAGCCGTCCCCCTGA
- a CDS encoding laccase domain-containing protein, which translates to MHFVERHARRYAQFERLRHAAGLVHAFSTRPANVAPRDGAGAAEREAQRRTMLTDWGFDPSRLYYCLQVHETRLTVVTRDVAAGPLPECDGVVTDQPGVALMTFSADCPLVLVHDSVRRALGLVHASWRCTVAGLPTRLIEVMSERFGCRPADLHAGVGPGAGPCCYEVQSDVYEAAVTLPEREPCFARRGGRMYFDLWIANRSLLQAAGVPAAQIELAGVCTLCRNDVFYSFRREGAGCGHFGLLAGLMEVPPGTR; encoded by the coding sequence ATGCATTTCGTAGAGCGCCACGCGCGGCGCTATGCCCAGTTCGAGCGTTTGCGGCACGCGGCCGGTCTTGTGCATGCCTTCTCCACGCGGCCGGCGAATGTGGCCCCGCGCGATGGCGCCGGGGCGGCGGAGCGCGAGGCGCAACGTCGGACCATGTTGACTGACTGGGGCTTCGACCCGTCCCGCTTGTACTACTGCCTCCAGGTCCACGAAACCCGGTTGACCGTGGTCACGCGGGATGTCGCCGCCGGCCCGTTGCCCGAATGTGACGGCGTCGTTACCGATCAACCGGGCGTTGCGCTCATGACGTTCTCTGCGGATTGCCCGCTGGTACTCGTGCATGACTCCGTCCGGCGGGCACTCGGGCTGGTGCATGCGAGTTGGCGGTGCACGGTCGCGGGGCTGCCGACGCGACTCATCGAGGTGATGAGCGAGCGATTCGGCTGTCGACCCGCCGATCTGCACGCCGGCGTCGGGCCGGGCGCCGGGCCGTGCTGCTATGAAGTGCAGTCCGACGTGTACGAGGCGGCGGTGACGCTGCCGGAGCGCGAACCCTGCTTCGCGCGTCGCGGTGGGCGTATGTACTTCGATCTGTGGATAGCCAACCGGAGCCTGTTGCAGGCGGCCGGCGTGCCCGCCGCGCAGATCGAGTTGGCCGGCGTGTGTACACTGTGTCGCAATGACGTCTTCTATTCGTTTCGTCGCGAGGGGGCGGGCTGCGGGCACTTTGGCCTGCTGGCCGGCCTGATGGAGGTGCCACCCGGGACGCGATGA
- a CDS encoding alcohol dehydrogenase catalytic domain-containing protein: MPQPAAGEVCIRVHLAGVCATDLEIARGYMHYAGVPGHEFVGTVVAGDDRLHGRRVVAEINCPCGRCDFCGRGLANHCPRRTVLGIAGRDGAFAEYLTIPAGNCHLVPDRVTDRQAVFVEPLAAAAHVLDVVTLQSGQRVVVLGSGRLGLLVAQVLAMQPGELTVIGRNPATLALCARWGIRTLDVSDCAAVEGSDVVVECTGAPAGLALALRLCRPCGTVVLKSTYAGAAGVDLAPLVVNEVRVIGSRCGAFAPALRLLADGRVEVDELVTAVYPLAQGVAGLAAAARPENVKVLLQPGSF, from the coding sequence ATGCCGCAGCCGGCGGCGGGCGAAGTCTGCATCCGTGTCCACTTGGCGGGGGTCTGCGCGACCGATCTCGAGATTGCCCGCGGCTACATGCACTACGCCGGCGTGCCCGGCCACGAGTTCGTGGGAACCGTTGTCGCCGGAGATGACCGGCTGCACGGCCGCCGCGTGGTGGCCGAAATCAACTGCCCGTGTGGACGGTGCGACTTCTGCGGGCGGGGGCTGGCCAACCACTGCCCGCGCCGCACCGTCCTTGGCATCGCGGGCCGCGACGGAGCTTTCGCCGAGTACCTGACGATTCCCGCCGGCAACTGTCATCTCGTGCCTGACCGCGTAACGGATCGGCAGGCCGTGTTTGTCGAGCCGCTGGCCGCCGCGGCACATGTACTCGATGTGGTCACGCTCCAGTCGGGACAGCGCGTTGTCGTGCTGGGCAGCGGGCGGCTGGGGCTGCTCGTCGCACAGGTTCTGGCAATGCAGCCTGGCGAGTTGACTGTCATCGGGCGCAACCCGGCCACGCTGGCGCTATGTGCCCGTTGGGGTATTCGCACGCTGGATGTATCCGATTGCGCGGCCGTGGAAGGCAGCGACGTGGTTGTGGAATGCACGGGGGCGCCGGCGGGTTTGGCGCTGGCCTTGCGCCTGTGCCGTCCGTGCGGCACGGTTGTGTTGAAAAGCACGTACGCCGGTGCCGCCGGAGTGGACCTGGCGCCACTGGTCGTCAACGAGGTGCGCGTCATCGGCAGCCGTTGCGGGGCGTTCGCGCCGGCGCTGCGTCTGCTCGCCGATGGCCGGGTCGAAGTGGATGAGTTGGTCACTGCGGTGTATCCGCTTGCACAGGGTGTGGCGGGCCTCGCGGCCGCCGCTCGGCCGGAAAACGTGAAAGTCCTGCTGCAACCCGGGTCGTTCTGA
- a CDS encoding HEAT repeat domain-containing protein codes for MNRRFAGVVLVGLGFMLVPGCQNQSFETTLDSGFKKLFAPRKTPQQYMLVAVSSDDPDARRDAVVQVSKSKLYNREWAIKGFVAIALLESEPQTRCVAIRALARTGDPRATETALKILNYRDYPPEEVWPPVALCRWDATGALADLSAAGQIPEEYREQAFRTLLERLKSDPDRHVRIAAARGLGYYPEPDTVPALIEGLRDEDFAVAHQCEDSLVRLTGRTHDSNALAWEDWLAANGENAFAHRGEVPESRRPPYSNQWEKGWYDTTELVRWLWPGSKDE; via the coding sequence GTGAACCGGCGATTCGCTGGTGTGGTGTTGGTGGGGCTGGGTTTCATGCTGGTGCCCGGCTGCCAGAACCAGTCCTTTGAGACCACACTCGACTCCGGCTTCAAGAAGCTGTTCGCCCCCCGCAAGACGCCGCAGCAGTACATGCTCGTCGCGGTCTCGTCGGACGACCCCGACGCCCGGCGTGACGCGGTCGTCCAGGTCTCGAAGAGCAAGCTGTACAACCGCGAGTGGGCGATCAAGGGGTTTGTTGCCATCGCGCTGCTGGAGAGCGAGCCACAGACGCGTTGCGTCGCAATCCGCGCGCTGGCCCGCACGGGTGATCCACGTGCGACTGAGACCGCCCTGAAGATCCTGAACTACCGCGACTACCCACCGGAGGAGGTCTGGCCACCGGTGGCGTTGTGCCGCTGGGACGCTACCGGCGCCCTGGCTGACCTGTCCGCGGCAGGCCAGATCCCGGAAGAGTATCGCGAGCAGGCCTTTCGGACGCTGCTCGAGCGACTGAAGAGCGACCCGGATCGCCACGTACGAATCGCCGCCGCGCGCGGCCTCGGATATTACCCGGAACCGGATACCGTCCCGGCCCTGATCGAGGGGCTGCGCGACGAGGACTTCGCCGTCGCGCATCAATGCGAGGATTCTCTGGTCCGCCTGACCGGACGCACGCACGATTCCAATGCGCTGGCTTGGGAAGACTGGCTTGCAGCCAATGGCGAGAACGCGTTCGCGCATCGCGGCGAGGTGCCCGAGTCGCGCCGGCCGCCGTACAGCAACCAGTGGGAGAAGGGCTGGTACGATACGACGGAACTGGTCCGCTGGCTGTGGCCGGGCTCCAAGGACGAGTGA